The following are from one region of the Cyanobium gracile PCC 6307 genome:
- a CDS encoding type II toxin-antitoxin system Phd/YefM family antitoxin — protein sequence MARVSVTHLRQNLPAWLKRVQAGEAIQVTSHGRVIARIEPEQDPAEEARRWLEGLGGSVTLGDVVASIADGDADLEGSGDADHL from the coding sequence ATGGCGCGCGTCTCCGTCACCCACCTGCGCCAGAACCTGCCGGCCTGGCTCAAGCGCGTGCAGGCCGGGGAAGCGATTCAGGTCACCTCCCACGGCCGGGTGATTGCCCGCATCGAGCCGGAACAGGACCCAGCCGAGGAGGCCCGCCGCTGGCTGGAGGGGCTGGGCGGCAGCGTCACCCTGGGGGATGTGGTCGCCTCGATCGCTGATGGCGACGCCGATCTCGAGGGCTCGGGTGATGCTGACCATCTGTGA
- a CDS encoding tyrosine-type recombinase/integrase, with protein MCFPPSSSRWEAAEMNTAEQERFDRLFDANLQAMQLHGLRDKTIDSYSRTLRRVAGHFGRCPDDLSPDELKSYFAALLEQYSWSTIKVDLCSLQFFHRYVLDREMEWIKIIRPPRVRTLPDIPTREEVHALINTVRKLRYRIFLLAVYSLGLRISEGLGLEVADIDGSQRRVHLRDAKGGKDRYVPIPDLTLQSLRRFWTTHRHPRLLFPSPAGSQFIVRMASAPMDASGVQAALKAARKECGIEKRLTVHSLRHAYATHLLEQGMDLRLIQSLLGHSNSNTTARYAHITHVVRDHTSDRIETLLSGFQLRWEEG; from the coding sequence ATGTGCTTTCCCCCTTCATCTTCCCGCTGGGAAGCTGCTGAGATGAATACTGCAGAACAGGAGCGTTTTGATCGCCTGTTTGATGCCAATCTGCAAGCCATGCAGCTGCATGGCTTGCGCGACAAAACAATTGATAGCTACAGCCGAACATTGCGGCGAGTCGCCGGCCATTTTGGTCGTTGCCCCGATGATCTCAGCCCTGATGAGTTAAAGAGCTACTTTGCCGCTCTGCTGGAGCAGTATTCATGGAGCACAATCAAGGTGGATCTCTGCAGCCTGCAGTTCTTCCATCGCTATGTGCTCGATCGCGAGATGGAGTGGATCAAAATCATTCGCCCTCCCCGTGTACGCACTCTCCCGGACATTCCCACCCGAGAGGAAGTGCATGCGTTGATCAATACGGTACGCAAGTTGCGTTATCGCATCTTCCTGCTGGCGGTCTACAGCCTGGGTCTGCGAATCAGTGAAGGCCTGGGACTGGAGGTGGCGGACATTGACGGCAGCCAAAGACGTGTGCACCTCCGCGATGCGAAAGGCGGTAAGGATCGCTATGTCCCCATCCCCGATCTCACGCTCCAATCGTTGCGCAGGTTCTGGACAACCCACCGTCACCCCCGTCTGCTCTTCCCCAGTCCGGCCGGAAGCCAGTTCATCGTCCGGATGGCGAGCGCACCGATGGATGCCAGCGGTGTCCAGGCCGCGCTCAAGGCCGCCCGCAAGGAGTGTGGCATCGAGAAACGGCTCACAGTGCACTCCCTGCGCCATGCCTATGCCACCCACCTGCTGGAGCAAGGGATGGATCTACGCCTGATCCAATCGTTGCTCGGCCACAGCAACAGCAACACCACAGCGCGTTACGCCCACATCACCCATGTGGTGCGCGATCACACCAGCGATCGGATCGAGACGCTGCTGAGCGGCTTCCAGCTTCGTTGGGAGGAAGGCTGA
- a CDS encoding phytochelatin synthase family protein translates to MTRPPSPFPGLVLLSLALAAPLAAGRLRAAPIPLMQPAGMELLVASGERADYGPLAEQFLTQANLAYCGVASAAMVLNSLAVPAPPVPGYGRYRFWTQENVFDVPAGSQVVSAEVVRRQGMTLTELAGLLAAHGVKADAIHGDRLSLEQFRALLRANLSQPGDRLLANYLRPSLGQAGGGHIAPLAAFHAPSDRVLILDVARYRYPSVWVPVADLWAAIRTIDSTSGRSRGLVTIRRLPGATPPPESVPPPGPS, encoded by the coding sequence ATGACGCGCCCCCCATCCCCGTTTCCCGGCCTGGTGCTGCTGTCGCTGGCCCTGGCGGCGCCGCTGGCGGCCGGGCGCCTGCGGGCGGCGCCGATCCCCCTGATGCAGCCGGCGGGCATGGAGCTGCTGGTGGCCAGCGGCGAGCGGGCCGACTACGGCCCCCTGGCCGAGCAGTTCCTCACCCAGGCCAACCTCGCCTACTGCGGCGTGGCCAGCGCCGCCATGGTGCTCAACAGCCTGGCCGTTCCCGCCCCGCCCGTGCCGGGCTACGGCCGTTACCGCTTCTGGACCCAGGAGAACGTCTTTGACGTGCCGGCCGGCAGCCAGGTGGTGAGCGCCGAGGTGGTGCGGCGCCAGGGCATGACCCTGACGGAACTGGCCGGCCTGCTGGCGGCCCACGGCGTGAAGGCCGATGCGATCCACGGCGACCGGCTGAGCCTGGAGCAGTTCCGCGCCCTGCTGCGCGCCAACCTCAGCCAGCCCGGCGACCGCCTGCTGGCCAACTACCTGCGCCCCTCCCTCGGCCAGGCCGGCGGCGGCCACATCGCCCCCCTGGCCGCCTTCCACGCCCCCAGCGACCGGGTGCTGATCCTCGATGTGGCCCGCTACCGCTACCCCTCGGTGTGGGTGCCCGTCGCCGACCTCTGGGCCGCCATCCGCACCATCGACAGCACCTCGGGCCGCAGCCGCGGCCTGGTCACGATCCGGCGGCTGCCGGGGGCGACACCGCCTCCAGAAAGCGTTCCGCCACCCGGTCCCAGCTGA
- a CDS encoding glycosyltransferase family 4 protein gives MRIAFLDSWLQEVAEGSGTAAAIGGLAGALIARGHTVERLVPEGGWPRNLLLRRLWFNLTLPRRLAAAEGRYDLVVGFDIDGFRVAHRCPVPYVCCIKGVLAEESRCESGWPRLMLWGLSRLERLNARRAPLVFSTSRYCCERIEAHYGVPAGRLQLVPEGIDVGLWNPAAEDPAALAALDGAREPHTVLCVARQYPRKRVGDLITAFQSVHERLPSARLVVIGDGPEHGALRELVERLGLEAVVQLLGALPDDSAVREWYRRSAVFCLPSIQEGFGIVFLEAMASGLPVVSTTATAIPEVVPHGQAGLLVPPRDPQALAEAILNLFTDPALQAQQRAYGREHVVPFSWDRVAERFLEAVSPPAAAGS, from the coding sequence ATGCGCATCGCCTTTCTCGATTCCTGGCTGCAGGAGGTGGCCGAGGGGAGCGGCACGGCGGCGGCCATCGGTGGCCTGGCCGGAGCCCTGATCGCCCGTGGCCACACGGTGGAGCGGCTGGTGCCGGAGGGGGGCTGGCCGCGGAATCTGCTGCTGCGCCGCCTCTGGTTCAACCTCACCCTGCCCCGGCGTCTGGCCGCCGCCGAGGGCCGCTACGACCTGGTGGTGGGCTTCGACATCGACGGCTTCCGGGTGGCGCACCGCTGCCCGGTGCCCTATGTGTGCTGCATCAAGGGGGTGCTGGCGGAGGAGTCGCGCTGCGAGAGCGGCTGGCCCCGGCTGATGCTGTGGGGCCTCTCCAGGCTGGAGCGCCTCAACGCCCGCCGGGCGCCCCTGGTGTTCTCCACCAGCCGCTACTGCTGCGAGCGCATCGAAGCCCACTACGGCGTGCCGGCGGGGCGGCTGCAGCTGGTGCCTGAGGGGATCGATGTTGGGCTCTGGAACCCGGCGGCCGAAGACCCTGCCGCCCTGGCCGCCCTGGATGGGGCCCGCGAACCCCACACGGTGCTGTGCGTGGCGCGCCAGTACCCGCGCAAGCGGGTGGGGGATCTGATCACGGCGTTCCAGAGCGTGCACGAGCGGCTGCCGAGTGCTCGGCTGGTGGTGATCGGCGACGGGCCGGAGCACGGGGCGCTGCGGGAGCTGGTAGAGCGGCTGGGGCTGGAGGCGGTGGTGCAGCTGCTGGGGGCCCTGCCCGACGACAGCGCCGTGCGGGAGTGGTACCGGCGCAGTGCGGTGTTCTGCCTGCCGTCGATCCAGGAGGGCTTCGGGATCGTGTTCCTTGAGGCGATGGCCAGCGGACTGCCGGTGGTGAGCACCACGGCCACGGCGATCCCCGAGGTGGTGCCCCATGGCCAGGCCGGCCTGCTGGTGCCACCGCGGGATCCTCAGGCGCTGGCCGAGGCCATTCTCAACCTGTTCACCGATCCTGCGCTGCAGGCCCAGCAGCGGGCCTACGGCCGCGAGCACGTGGTGCCGTTCAGCTGGGACCGGGTGGCGGAACGCTTTCTGGAGGCGGTGTCGCCCCCGGCAGCCGCCGGATCGTGA
- a CDS encoding integron integrase → MADASRAPGLIQRYREELQVRHYARRTVNTYEQWLRRFLRFHGRRHPREMGSAEVNAFLSHLAVELQVSASTQNQALAALLFLYRELLERDLELEGVVRARTRRRLPVVLSEAEVRAVRQRLEGESALAVGLLYGSGLRLMEALRLRVKDVDVQRRELTVRDGKGGKDRLTLLPQSLVPGLQEHLLKVRQLHRGDLAAGWGRVVMPYALARKYPRADREWAWQWVFPQQNRWHDRASGTQGRHHLDPSVVQKAVRRAVAEAGVTKAASCHTFRHSFATHLLERGQDIRTIQELLGHKDVSTTMIYTHVLNRGPLGVCSPADNL, encoded by the coding sequence ATGGCTGACGCCAGCCGCGCCCCCGGCCTGATCCAGCGCTATCGCGAAGAGCTGCAGGTGCGCCATTACGCCCGCCGTACCGTGAACACCTACGAGCAGTGGCTGCGGCGATTCCTCCGGTTTCACGGCAGGCGTCATCCGCGCGAGATGGGAAGCGCCGAGGTGAACGCCTTTCTGAGCCACCTGGCGGTGGAGCTGCAGGTGAGCGCCTCCACCCAGAACCAGGCGCTGGCGGCGCTGCTGTTTCTGTACAGGGAGCTGCTGGAGCGGGATCTGGAGCTGGAGGGGGTGGTGCGGGCGCGGACACGGCGCCGGCTGCCGGTGGTGCTCAGCGAAGCGGAGGTGCGGGCGGTGCGCCAACGACTGGAGGGAGAGTCGGCCCTGGCGGTGGGGCTGTTGTACGGCAGCGGCCTCCGATTGATGGAGGCGCTGCGGCTGCGGGTCAAGGATGTGGATGTTCAGCGGCGTGAGCTCACGGTGCGCGACGGGAAGGGCGGCAAGGACCGGCTGACGCTGCTGCCCCAGAGCCTGGTGCCTGGGCTGCAGGAGCATCTGCTGAAGGTGCGCCAGTTGCATCGGGGTGATCTGGCTGCGGGGTGGGGCCGGGTGGTGATGCCCTATGCCCTGGCGAGAAAGTATCCGAGGGCGGATCGGGAGTGGGCCTGGCAATGGGTGTTTCCCCAACAGAACCGTTGGCATGATCGGGCCTCAGGAACACAGGGCCGCCACCACCTCGATCCGAGCGTGGTGCAGAAAGCCGTGAGGCGGGCCGTGGCTGAGGCGGGCGTCACCAAAGCGGCCAGCTGCCATACCTTCCGGCACTCATTTGCGACCCACCTTCTGGAACGGGGCCAGGACATCCGCACGATCCAGGAACTGCTGGGCCATAAGGACGTGAGCACCACCATGATCTACACCCATGTGCTGAACCGCGGGCCACTGGGCGTCTGCAGCCCCGCGGACAACTTGTAG
- a CDS encoding type II toxin-antitoxin system VapC family toxin translates to MLTICDTHVLLFWAHEPARLSRRAAAALEQGRAQGQLAIADISLWELALLHERGRLSLPDDVPPALYLRRLLEALRLEVLPITAEIALLSRGPQFRHGDPADRLIGATALQGRRPLISADEKLHAIPELETIW, encoded by the coding sequence ATGCTGACCATCTGTGACACCCATGTGCTGCTGTTCTGGGCCCATGAGCCGGCCCGGCTCTCCCGCCGCGCCGCGGCGGCCCTGGAGCAGGGGCGCGCCCAGGGTCAACTGGCCATCGCCGACATCAGCCTCTGGGAGCTGGCCCTGCTCCACGAACGCGGACGCCTGAGCCTGCCGGACGACGTGCCCCCGGCCCTGTACCTGCGCCGTCTGCTGGAAGCCCTGCGGCTGGAGGTGCTGCCGATCACCGCCGAGATCGCCCTGCTCTCCCGTGGTCCCCAGTTCCGCCATGGCGACCCGGCCGACCGCCTCATCGGCGCCACGGCCCTGCAGGGCCGCCGGCCCCTGATCAGCGCCGACGAGAAGCTCCACGCCATTCCCGAGCTGGAGACGATCTGGTGA
- the purL gene encoding phosphoribosylformylglycinamidine synthase subunit PurL: MVPASTPFFSVPEALRKEGLSQGDYDEIVRRLGRPPNRAELGMFGVMWSEHCCYRNSRPLLGQFPTTGPRILVGPGENAGVVDLGEGQRLAFKIESHNHPSAVEPFQGAATGVGGILRDIFTMGARPIALLNALRFGPLEDERNVGLMEGVVAGIAHYGNCVGVPTVGGEVAFDPSYGGNPLVNAMALGLMETDDIVCSGAVGVGNPVVYVGSTTGRDGMGGASFASAELTEASLDDRPAVQVGDPFLEKGLIEACLEAFQSGDVVAAQDMGAAGLTCSCSEMAAKGGLGIELDLDRVPARESGMSAYEFLLSESQERMLFVVAAGREEPLMERFRRWGLQAAVVGRVLQENVVRVLQHGEVAAEVPASALADDTPINHHELLAEPPADLQAHWTWSEAELPAAAAGGLEMADGPLGWGDALLRLLDDPTIASKRWVYRQYDHQVQANTVVLPGGADAAVVRLRPQQGEGAMAPATRGVAATVDCPNRWVALDPERGAMAAVAEAARNLSCSGAEPLAVTDNLNFPSPDTAIGYWQLAMACRGLSAACSALATPVTGGNVSLYNETRLPDGRMQPIHPTPVVGMVGLVHDLAHVTGLAWGEAGDGVWLLGVPLQESGDERLGLGASSYLEVVHGRLTGRPPLTDLALEGQVQGFLRQAIAAGLVRSAHDLSDGGLAVALAEACIASGLGAALELPAGAGRADRLLFAEGGARVLVSVAPEQEAAWRAALAEAGEAVPAERLGTVTADSRLVVAWGGEPLLALAVEQLRHTYEQAIPARLGKAGPPPDR, translated from the coding sequence GTGGTTCCTGCCTCGACCCCGTTCTTCTCGGTGCCCGAGGCCCTGCGCAAGGAGGGCCTGAGCCAGGGCGACTACGACGAGATCGTGCGCCGCCTCGGCCGGCCCCCCAACCGGGCCGAGCTGGGCATGTTCGGGGTGATGTGGTCGGAGCACTGCTGCTACCGCAACTCTCGCCCCCTGCTGGGCCAGTTCCCCACCACGGGCCCCCGCATCCTGGTGGGGCCGGGCGAGAACGCCGGCGTGGTGGACCTGGGCGAGGGGCAGCGGCTGGCCTTCAAGATCGAGAGCCACAACCACCCCTCGGCGGTGGAGCCCTTCCAGGGGGCGGCCACCGGGGTGGGGGGCATCCTGCGGGACATCTTCACCATGGGGGCGCGCCCGATCGCCCTGCTCAATGCCCTGCGCTTCGGGCCGCTGGAGGACGAGCGCAACGTGGGCCTGATGGAGGGGGTGGTGGCCGGCATCGCCCACTACGGCAACTGCGTCGGCGTGCCGACGGTGGGGGGTGAGGTGGCGTTCGATCCCAGTTACGGCGGCAACCCGCTGGTGAATGCCATGGCCCTGGGCCTGATGGAGACCGACGACATCGTCTGCTCCGGAGCGGTGGGCGTGGGCAATCCGGTGGTCTACGTGGGCAGCACCACGGGCCGCGACGGCATGGGCGGCGCCAGCTTCGCCAGCGCTGAACTCACCGAGGCCTCCCTCGATGACCGGCCCGCCGTGCAGGTGGGCGATCCATTCCTGGAGAAGGGGCTGATCGAGGCCTGCCTGGAGGCCTTCCAGAGTGGTGATGTGGTGGCGGCCCAGGACATGGGCGCCGCCGGTCTGACCTGCAGCTGCTCGGAGATGGCCGCCAAGGGGGGCCTGGGCATCGAACTGGATCTTGATCGGGTGCCGGCGCGGGAGAGCGGCATGAGCGCCTACGAGTTCCTGCTGAGCGAATCCCAGGAGCGGATGCTGTTCGTGGTGGCGGCCGGGCGGGAGGAGCCGCTGATGGAGCGCTTCCGCCGCTGGGGCCTGCAGGCGGCGGTGGTGGGCCGGGTGCTGCAGGAGAACGTGGTGCGGGTGCTGCAGCACGGCGAGGTGGCGGCCGAGGTGCCCGCCAGCGCCCTGGCGGACGACACGCCGATCAACCACCACGAGCTGCTGGCCGAACCCCCCGCCGACCTCCAGGCCCACTGGACCTGGAGCGAAGCCGAGCTGCCCGCGGCGGCGGCCGGCGGCCTGGAGATGGCCGACGGACCGCTCGGCTGGGGTGACGCCCTGCTGCGCCTGCTGGATGACCCCACCATCGCCAGCAAGCGCTGGGTCTACCGCCAGTACGACCACCAGGTGCAGGCCAACACCGTGGTGCTGCCCGGCGGTGCCGATGCGGCGGTGGTCCGGCTGCGGCCCCAGCAGGGGGAAGGGGCGATGGCGCCGGCGACCCGCGGCGTGGCGGCGACGGTCGACTGCCCCAACCGCTGGGTGGCCCTCGATCCAGAGCGGGGTGCCATGGCGGCGGTGGCGGAGGCGGCCCGCAACCTCTCCTGCAGCGGCGCCGAGCCCCTGGCGGTCACCGACAACCTCAACTTCCCCTCCCCCGACACGGCCATCGGCTACTGGCAGCTGGCGATGGCCTGCCGGGGCCTGTCGGCGGCCTGCAGCGCCCTGGCCACGCCGGTCACCGGCGGCAACGTCTCGCTGTACAACGAGACCCGCCTGCCCGATGGGCGGATGCAGCCGATCCACCCCACCCCGGTGGTGGGCATGGTGGGGCTGGTGCACGACCTGGCCCACGTGACGGGGCTGGCCTGGGGCGAGGCCGGCGATGGCGTCTGGCTGCTCGGGGTGCCGCTGCAGGAGAGCGGCGACGAACGCCTGGGGCTGGGGGCCAGCAGCTACCTGGAGGTGGTGCACGGCCGGCTCACCGGCCGCCCGCCGCTGACGGATCTGGCCCTGGAGGGCCAGGTGCAGGGCTTCCTGCGCCAGGCCATCGCCGCCGGTCTGGTGCGCTCCGCCCACGACCTTTCCGATGGCGGCCTGGCGGTGGCGCTGGCGGAGGCCTGCATCGCCTCCGGCCTGGGGGCGGCGCTGGAGCTGCCTGCCGGCGCGGGGCGAGCCGACCGGCTGCTGTTCGCCGAGGGCGGCGCCCGGGTGCTGGTGAGCGTGGCGCCGGAGCAGGAGGCGGCCTGGCGGGCCGCCCTGGCCGAGGCCGGTGAGGCCGTGCCGGCCGAGCGCCTGGGCACGGTCACGGCGGATTCCCGCCTGGTGGTGGCGTGGGGCGGCGAGCCCCTGCTGGCGCTGGCGGTGGAGCAGCTGCGCCACACCTACGAGCAGGCGATCCCCGCCCGCCTGGGCAAGGCCGGCCCCCCACCCGACAGGTAA
- the dnaN gene encoding DNA polymerase III subunit beta, producing MKLVCSQAELSASLQLVSRAVATRPTHPVLANVLLTADAGTGRLSLTGFDLSLGIQTSLPAAVETSGAITLPAKMFGEIVARLATDSPISLSCPEGEEQLELTNLSGSYRMRGMPADDYPDLPLAQSGTPIRFHAEALVKGLRATLFASSPDENKQLLTGVHLRLDGEGLECAATDGHRLAVQRLSHAVEATDQPAADGEDFAVTVPARSLRELERILSGRGSQEPLSLFCERGQVVVLSADQVLTSRSLDGTYPNYRQLIPASFQRRMVLDRRAFIAALERVAVLADQHNNVVKISADPAAGTATIRADAQDVGSGSESLAATIEGEAIEIAFNVRYLLDGLKAMGSDQVVLQCNAATTPAVLAPVGADEAFTYLVMPVQIRTS from the coding sequence ATGAAGCTGGTCTGCTCCCAGGCTGAACTCAGCGCCAGCCTCCAGCTGGTCAGCCGGGCGGTGGCGACCCGCCCCACCCATCCGGTGCTGGCCAACGTGCTGCTCACCGCCGATGCGGGCACCGGCCGCCTCAGCCTCACCGGCTTCGACCTCAGCCTCGGCATCCAGACGAGCCTGCCCGCCGCCGTCGAGACCAGCGGCGCCATCACCCTGCCGGCGAAGATGTTCGGCGAGATCGTGGCGCGTCTGGCCACCGACAGCCCCATCAGCCTCAGCTGCCCGGAGGGGGAGGAGCAGCTGGAGCTGACCAACCTCTCCGGCAGCTACAGGATGCGGGGGATGCCCGCCGACGACTACCCGGACCTGCCCCTGGCCCAGAGCGGTACCCCGATCCGCTTCCACGCCGAGGCCCTGGTGAAGGGCCTGCGGGCCACCCTGTTCGCCAGCAGCCCGGATGAGAACAAGCAGTTGCTGACGGGCGTGCACCTGCGCCTGGACGGCGAAGGCCTGGAGTGCGCCGCCACCGACGGCCACCGCCTGGCGGTGCAGCGCCTCTCCCACGCGGTGGAGGCCACCGACCAGCCGGCCGCCGATGGCGAGGATTTCGCCGTTACCGTGCCGGCACGGTCCCTGCGGGAGCTGGAGCGGATCCTCTCGGGCCGCGGCTCCCAGGAGCCCCTGAGCCTGTTCTGCGAGCGCGGCCAGGTGGTGGTGCTCTCCGCCGACCAGGTGCTCACCAGCCGCAGCCTCGACGGCACCTACCCCAACTACCGCCAGCTGATCCCGGCCTCCTTCCAGCGCCGCATGGTGCTCGACCGCCGCGCCTTCATCGCCGCCCTCGAGCGGGTGGCGGTGCTGGCCGACCAGCACAACAACGTGGTCAAGATCAGCGCCGACCCGGCCGCCGGCACGGCCACGATCCGGGCCGACGCCCAGGACGTGGGCAGCGGCTCGGAATCGCTGGCGGCCACGATCGAGGGGGAGGCGATCGAGATCGCCTTCAACGTCCGCTACCTGCTCGATGGCCTCAAGGCCATGGGCTCCGACCAGGTGGTGCTGCAGTGCAATGCCGCCACCACGCCGGCCGTGCTGGCGCCGGTGGGGGCCGATGAGGCGTTCACCTACCTGGTGATGCCCGTCCAGATCCGCACCAGCTGA
- the purF gene encoding amidophosphoribosyltransferase yields MGQDEAGPWSESAVPFADHRDAHASLTSTAEGQDGLDPDRPDKPEEACGVFAVLASGQAVANLTYFGLYALQHRGQESAGIAVFDDVKVRLHKDMGLVSQVFDQEVLERMPGQLAIGHNRYSTTGSSKVCNAQPVVLMTRLGPLALAHNGNLVNAAELRTSLDHLAGEFTSTTDSELIAFALQEAVDSGLGWNAAIRKAAGRCRGAFSLVIGTPDGLFALRDGHGIRPLVFGLLGEPEQGQWVASSETCGLDIIGASFVDDVQPGELIHFRQADPIPERQRWCEEPPKLCVFEMIYFARPDSRFFGESLYSYRVRIGEVLARETPVEADIVIGVPDSGIPAAIGYSHVSGIPFADGLIKNRYVGRTFIQPTQAMREAGIRVKLNPLPDVLSGKRVVVIDDSIVRGTTSRKLVQALRDAGATEVHMRISSPPVTHPCFYGIDTDTQDHLIAARLTLEEIERHLGVDSLAYLTKGGMVEAAQAHSSHFCTACFDGQYPIEMDDEVRNSKLMLEPTGLAARV; encoded by the coding sequence ATGGGCCAAGATGAAGCCGGTCCTTGGTCTGAGTCTGCCGTGCCCTTCGCCGATCACCGCGATGCGCACGCTTCCCTGACCAGCACCGCCGAAGGCCAGGACGGCCTCGACCCTGACCGCCCTGACAAGCCGGAGGAGGCCTGCGGCGTGTTCGCCGTGCTGGCGTCGGGTCAGGCGGTGGCCAACCTCACCTACTTCGGGCTCTACGCCCTGCAGCACCGGGGCCAGGAGTCGGCCGGCATCGCCGTCTTCGACGACGTCAAGGTGCGGCTGCACAAGGACATGGGCCTGGTGAGCCAGGTGTTCGACCAGGAGGTGCTGGAGCGCATGCCCGGCCAGCTGGCGATCGGCCACAACCGCTATTCCACCACCGGCAGCAGCAAGGTCTGCAACGCCCAGCCCGTGGTGCTGATGACGCGCCTGGGGCCCCTGGCCCTGGCCCACAACGGCAACCTGGTGAACGCGGCGGAGCTGCGGACCTCGCTGGATCACCTGGCCGGGGAGTTCACCTCCACCACCGATTCGGAGCTGATCGCCTTCGCCCTGCAGGAGGCGGTGGATTCGGGTCTGGGCTGGAACGCGGCGATCCGCAAGGCGGCCGGCCGCTGCCGCGGCGCCTTCAGCCTGGTGATCGGCACCCCCGACGGCCTGTTCGCCCTGCGGGACGGCCACGGCATCCGGCCCCTGGTGTTCGGCCTGCTGGGGGAACCGGAGCAGGGTCAGTGGGTGGCCAGCAGCGAGACCTGCGGCCTCGACATCATCGGCGCCAGCTTCGTGGATGACGTGCAGCCCGGCGAGCTGATCCACTTCCGCCAGGCCGATCCGATTCCCGAGCGGCAGCGTTGGTGCGAGGAGCCGCCCAAGCTGTGCGTGTTCGAGATGATCTATTTCGCCCGGCCCGACAGCCGCTTCTTCGGAGAGTCGCTCTACAGCTACCGGGTGCGGATCGGTGAGGTGCTGGCCCGGGAAACGCCCGTGGAGGCCGACATCGTGATCGGCGTGCCCGATTCGGGGATCCCCGCGGCGATCGGTTATTCGCACGTAAGCGGCATCCCCTTCGCCGACGGCCTGATCAAGAACCGCTACGTGGGCCGCACCTTCATCCAGCCCACCCAGGCGATGCGGGAGGCGGGGATCCGGGTGAAGCTCAACCCCCTGCCTGATGTGCTCTCCGGCAAACGGGTGGTGGTGATCGACGACTCGATTGTGCGTGGCACCACCAGCCGCAAGCTGGTGCAGGCCCTGCGGGATGCGGGCGCCACCGAGGTGCACATGCGGATCAGCTCGCCGCCGGTCACCCACCCCTGCTTCTACGGCATCGACACTGACACCCAGGACCACCTGATCGCCGCGCGGCTGACGCTGGAGGAGATCGAGCGGCACCTGGGGGTGGATTCGCTCGCCTATCTCACCAAGGGGGGCATGGTGGAGGCGGCCCAGGCCCATTCGAGCCATTTCTGCACCGCCTGCTTCGACGGCCAGTACCCGATCGAGATGGATGACGAGGTGCGCAACAGCAAGCTGATGCTCGAGCCCACCGGCCTGGCGGCGCGGGTGTAG
- a CDS encoding GNAT family N-acetyltransferase, giving the protein MSAPLTIRPLQSADIPTITGWARQEGFAPGVGDVAIYRQTDRQGLWVGWLGDEPVGCIAGVRYNPSYGFIGLFLVVPPQRGRGYGVQLWKQALAHLAEVPCIGLEAAPERIDDYARWGFAPASPTTRWQRLHAGATLPVPAAPEPPWCLLEGSAIPSAAVQRFDAEREPSPRPHFLRPWLRHPAGTVLALVDRAGACHGFGRVRPCLLANGDGWRLGPLVADSPAAARALLEGLLQRHPGTVLIDAPGANAAAAPLLASLGFAPVSRTLRMYRGVPPVVSLADVYGLACLELG; this is encoded by the coding sequence GTGAGCGCTCCCCTCACCATCCGCCCCCTGCAGAGCGCCGACATCCCCACCATCACCGGCTGGGCCCGCCAGGAGGGCTTCGCGCCTGGCGTGGGCGATGTGGCCATCTACCGCCAGACCGACCGCCAGGGGCTCTGGGTGGGCTGGCTCGGCGACGAGCCGGTGGGGTGCATCGCCGGGGTCCGCTACAACCCCTCCTACGGCTTCATCGGCCTGTTCCTGGTGGTGCCCCCCCAGCGGGGCCGGGGCTACGGGGTGCAGCTGTGGAAGCAGGCGCTGGCCCATCTGGCCGAGGTGCCCTGCATCGGCCTGGAGGCCGCCCCCGAGCGGATCGACGACTACGCCCGCTGGGGCTTCGCGCCCGCCTCCCCCACCACCCGCTGGCAGCGGCTCCACGCCGGCGCCACGCTCCCGGTGCCCGCCGCGCCGGAGCCCCCCTGGTGCCTGCTGGAGGGGAGCGCCATCCCGTCCGCCGCCGTGCAGCGCTTCGATGCCGAGCGGGAACCCTCGCCCCGGCCCCACTTCCTGCGCCCGTGGCTCCGGCATCCGGCCGGCACCGTGCTGGCCCTGGTGGATCGCGCCGGCGCCTGCCACGGCTTCGGCCGGGTGCGGCCCTGCCTCCTTGCCAATGGCGACGGCTGGCGCCTCGGGCCCCTGGTGGCCGACAGTCCCGCCGCCGCCCGGGCCCTGCTCGAGGGCCTGCTGCAGCGCCATCCCGGCACGGTGCTGATCGATGCCCCCGGCGCCAATGCCGCCGCCGCCCCGCTGCTGGCGTCGCTGGGGTTCGCCCCCGTCTCCCGCACGCTGCGCATGTACCGGGGCGTGCCGCCGGTGGTGTCGCTCGCGGACGTCTACGGCCTGGCCTGCCTGGAGCTCGGCTGA